A part of Marinomonas rhizomae genomic DNA contains:
- the carA gene encoding glutamine-hydrolyzing carbamoyl-phosphate synthase small subunit — MATSAILALEDGTIFKGVSIGADGSSTAEVVFNTSMTGYQEILTDPSYARQMVTLTYPHIGNTGVNSEDEESDKVWCEGLIIRDLPLVASSWRSEESLDSYLKRKGVVGIADIDTRKLTRILREKGAQAGCIMAGENLDEAAAVAAAKAFPGLKGMDLAKEVTVEKAYEWTESTWDLVNGHTTPESFDFHVVAYDYGVKRNILRMLVERGCRLTVVPAKTPASDVLALNPDGVFLSNGPGDPEPCDYAIQAIKEILETEIPVFGICLGHQLLALASGAKTKKMKFGHHGANHPVQAIEKGTVMITSQNHGFAVDEDTLPANLVMTHKSLFDGSLQGIARTDKSAFSFQGHPEASPGPHDVAPLFDQFIENIKATKA; from the coding sequence TTGGCAACATCAGCGATTCTGGCTCTGGAAGACGGCACGATTTTTAAAGGGGTGTCGATCGGAGCAGATGGCTCCTCAACTGCCGAGGTGGTTTTCAACACCTCGATGACTGGTTATCAAGAAATTCTTACCGATCCTTCCTATGCTCGACAAATGGTCACCTTGACCTATCCCCACATCGGGAATACTGGCGTTAACTCTGAAGATGAAGAATCCGATAAAGTGTGGTGTGAAGGTTTGATCATTCGTGATCTTCCTTTGGTTGCTAGTAGCTGGCGCTCTGAAGAGTCTCTAGATTCTTACTTGAAACGCAAAGGCGTGGTTGGTATTGCCGATATTGATACGCGTAAATTGACTCGTATCCTTCGTGAAAAAGGCGCGCAAGCGGGTTGTATCATGGCAGGTGAAAACCTAGATGAAGCCGCTGCCGTTGCTGCTGCCAAAGCGTTCCCTGGCTTGAAAGGCATGGATTTAGCGAAAGAAGTTACTGTTGAAAAAGCGTACGAGTGGACGGAGTCTACTTGGGATCTTGTAAATGGTCATACGACGCCTGAATCTTTTGACTTCCACGTAGTGGCTTACGACTACGGTGTGAAACGTAACATTCTACGTATGTTGGTTGAGCGTGGTTGCCGTTTGACTGTTGTTCCTGCAAAAACGCCAGCAAGTGATGTTTTGGCGCTAAATCCAGATGGCGTATTTCTTTCCAATGGACCTGGTGACCCAGAGCCATGTGATTACGCGATTCAAGCCATTAAAGAGATCCTAGAAACCGAGATTCCTGTCTTTGGTATTTGTCTTGGTCATCAACTTTTGGCTTTGGCTTCTGGTGCGAAAACCAAGAAAATGAAGTTTGGTCACCATGGTGCAAACCATCCGGTACAAGCAATTGAAAAAGGCACAGTGATGATCACCAGCCAAAACCACGGTTTTGCGGTAGACGAAGACACTTTGCCAGCTAACCTTGTGATGACTCACAAATCTTTGTTCGATGGCTCTTTGCAAGGCATCGCACGTACAGATAAGAGTGCATTCAGCTTCCAAGGTCACCCTGAAGCGAGCCCGGGGCCACACGATGTTGCGCCGCTGTTCGATCAGTTCATTGAAAACATCAAAGCCACTAAAGCCTAA
- a CDS encoding DJ-1 family glyoxalase III — translation MSKVLVPIANGNEDIEAITIIDVLRRGGVDVTVASIHESKQIVMAHGIKLEADVLLTDVADQIFDAVVLAGGMPGAEHLRDCELLIDMLEKHDIEDALLAAICASPAVVFGTHGFVVDKQATCYPGFEDGLTGAEYLADEPVVMDDNILTGSGPAAAMVFSLTVLGNLKGYDAAKNVADGLLC, via the coding sequence ATGAGCAAGGTATTAGTTCCTATTGCTAACGGCAATGAAGATATTGAAGCCATTACGATTATCGATGTGTTACGACGCGGTGGTGTCGATGTTACTGTCGCGAGTATTCATGAATCGAAGCAAATTGTTATGGCTCACGGTATTAAACTAGAAGCCGATGTTTTATTGACGGATGTGGCGGATCAGATTTTTGATGCTGTCGTGTTGGCGGGCGGTATGCCTGGAGCAGAGCATTTGCGTGATTGCGAGTTACTGATCGACATGCTGGAAAAACATGATATTGAAGATGCTTTATTAGCGGCTATTTGTGCATCACCCGCTGTGGTATTCGGTACCCATGGCTTTGTGGTGGACAAACAAGCGACCTGTTACCCAGGGTTTGAGGATGGGTTGACGGGGGCAGAGTATCTTGCCGATGAACCTGTTGTGATGGATGACAATATTTTGACTGGTAGCGGGCCTGCCGCTGCGATGGTGTTTTCATTGACAGTGTTGGGTAACTTAAAGGGATACGATGCAGCCAAAAATGTCGCTGATGGATTGTTGTGCTAA
- a CDS encoding GNAT family N-acetyltransferase — MIPSVSFRLATESDLFSIVQLDALSNPHPWGESLITDALKTRKNWVVELGDATQKSIVGWLTASVVLDQSELELIVIDSSVRRQGLARQLMMVWSEAVVQLDVSELLLEVRESNLGAISLYESLGFELVGRRKNYYQIEKTGQTEQGQEAACLFTLKIERSLNEAVVETLMN, encoded by the coding sequence ATGATTCCTTCCGTTTCTTTCCGTCTGGCGACCGAGTCAGATTTGTTTTCTATTGTTCAACTCGATGCCTTGTCTAACCCTCATCCTTGGGGGGAAAGTTTGATCACTGACGCCTTAAAAACGCGCAAAAATTGGGTGGTTGAGTTAGGTGATGCAACGCAAAAATCCATTGTTGGTTGGTTAACGGCTTCTGTGGTGCTTGATCAATCCGAATTAGAATTAATTGTGATTGATTCCTCTGTCCGTAGACAGGGGCTAGCCAGACAGTTGATGATGGTTTGGTCAGAAGCGGTCGTGCAGTTAGATGTCAGCGAGCTGTTATTGGAGGTGCGCGAGTCGAATCTAGGGGCTATTTCCTTGTATGAGTCTTTGGGGTTCGAACTGGTCGGTCGCCGCAAAAATTATTATCAAATAGAAAAAACAGGACAGACCGAGCAAGGTCAAGAAGCGGCCTGTTTGTTTACACTGAAAATAGAAAGGTCTTTAAACGAAGCTGTCGTAGAGACCTTAATGAATTAA
- a CDS encoding transporter substrate-binding domain-containing protein — translation MTHLLSRLMMIAAVSISSLSFADSLPDLKGRTILAVTENAYTPLNFVDPATGEGIGWEYDAMNEIGKRLNANIEWHLSSWDTMIQAVKQGQYDVGMDGITINEERAAQIDFTIPYMTSQQFMLVRADEDRFNDAESFAANTDLQFGAQAGTTNFYVAVYDVLDGDENNPRITLLDTFGASVQALKSGDVDSVLMDAASARGYIGANPGAFKIVGGPLGSEDFGFILAPGSDLVKPINAAIKSMKQDGTLEALNKKWFFDYNQ, via the coding sequence ATGACACACTTATTATCTCGTTTGATGATGATCGCGGCCGTTTCGATTAGCAGCCTCAGCTTCGCCGACAGCTTGCCAGACCTTAAAGGTCGCACTATTTTAGCTGTCACCGAAAATGCCTACACGCCACTGAACTTTGTCGACCCAGCAACAGGTGAAGGTATTGGTTGGGAATACGATGCCATGAACGAAATTGGCAAACGCCTAAACGCCAACATTGAATGGCACCTAAGCAGCTGGGACACCATGATTCAAGCCGTCAAACAAGGCCAATACGACGTCGGCATGGACGGCATTACCATTAATGAAGAACGTGCCGCGCAAATCGACTTCACCATTCCTTACATGACCTCTCAGCAATTCATGTTAGTGCGCGCCGATGAAGATCGTTTTAACGATGCAGAATCCTTTGCCGCCAACACAGATCTACAATTTGGCGCACAAGCGGGCACGACTAATTTCTATGTCGCGGTATACGACGTGCTTGATGGTGATGAAAACAACCCTCGCATCACCTTGTTGGACACTTTTGGCGCGTCAGTCCAAGCACTTAAATCTGGCGATGTGGACAGCGTATTAATGGATGCAGCCTCAGCTCGCGGTTACATCGGAGCGAATCCTGGCGCATTTAAAATTGTTGGTGGCCCGTTGGGGTCTGAAGATTTTGGATTCATTTTGGCACCAGGTTCTGATCTTGTTAAACCGATCAATGCGGCAATCAAAAGCATGAAACAAGACGGCACCTTAGAAGCGCTGAATAAAAAATGGTTCTTCGACTATAACCAGTAA
- a CDS encoding amino acid ABC transporter permease — protein MPFKKSLERTPWWLVTIIIIALVLLWNMISDQSYQRIAGALSEGLLTTIGVTFTAFILASLLGLLIALAGFSRHRILREFARFYVEIFRGVPVLVLLFYIAFVGAPEMVKLYNWVLQVPIEAGWIEKARTRDFTLLWRAIIALAISYSAFIAEVFRAGIQEVGKGQIEAAKALGLSNWHRFRLITLPQAMRKILPPLGNDLVAMIKDSALVSVLGVQDITQLGKVFSSSTFQFFETYNVVAFMYLILTLSLSLMIRAFEAHLRRNDHH, from the coding sequence ATGCCCTTTAAGAAATCCCTAGAACGCACGCCGTGGTGGCTCGTCACCATCATCATTATCGCTCTGGTTTTGTTATGGAACATGATTTCCGACCAAAGCTACCAACGCATCGCAGGCGCACTAAGCGAAGGGTTACTGACCACAATCGGCGTAACATTCACCGCTTTTATACTGGCAAGCTTACTTGGGTTACTCATTGCACTGGCAGGATTTTCTCGTCATCGCATACTTCGTGAATTCGCCCGCTTTTATGTAGAAATCTTCCGCGGCGTGCCGGTTCTCGTACTGCTGTTCTACATCGCCTTTGTTGGCGCACCGGAAATGGTAAAACTCTATAACTGGGTATTACAAGTTCCGATTGAAGCTGGCTGGATAGAAAAAGCCCGCACACGGGACTTCACCCTACTGTGGCGCGCCATTATTGCCTTAGCCATCAGCTACAGCGCTTTCATTGCCGAAGTATTCCGCGCAGGTATTCAAGAAGTCGGCAAAGGTCAAATTGAAGCCGCCAAAGCACTCGGCTTATCAAACTGGCACCGCTTCCGCCTTATCACCCTACCCCAAGCCATGCGTAAAATCTTACCGCCCCTTGGCAACGACCTTGTCGCCATGATCAAAGACTCTGCCCTAGTTTCAGTACTCGGCGTACAAGACATCACCCAACTCGGCAAAGTATTCAGCTCCTCCACCTTCCAATTCTTCGAAACCTACAACGTCGTCGCCTTCATGTACCTCATACTCACACTCAGCTTATCGCTCATGATCCGAGCCTTTGAAGCACATTTAAGACGCAATGATCATCATTGA
- a CDS encoding TIGR03842 family LLM class F420-dependent oxidoreductase, whose amino-acid sequence MEFGITFKGFVSPDRARNLVRQAEAAGFTYCWFYDSHILWRESFVAMAMCMEHTKTMRFGPCVTNPNIRDWSLSASLYASLAHQSNGRFDIGLGRGDSSMRVMGKKPATLARLAEFTTKVKAMVRGEEVEYGECPEPVKLPWATGYELPVWIGAYGPKALATAGEVGDGLILQIGDPDLVKWFKDQSITAGEAAGRDMSNFKVQAAAPAYFGDMDYCIEHTKWFPAMVGNHVADIVEKYGSDSGLVPKSLTDYIEKRRGYDYSKHGQSDNPFLDFITEDIVKSFCVLGTPEDHIAKIKDLEAAGTTQFNIYLDSGDEEEIIAKYGREIIPVFNG is encoded by the coding sequence ATGGAATTCGGTATTACGTTTAAAGGCTTCGTCAGCCCAGATCGCGCACGAAATCTTGTTCGTCAGGCGGAAGCGGCTGGCTTCACTTATTGTTGGTTTTACGATTCTCACATTCTTTGGCGTGAGTCATTTGTGGCCATGGCAATGTGTATGGAGCACACCAAAACTATGCGTTTTGGCCCTTGTGTGACTAACCCAAATATTCGTGATTGGTCTTTGTCTGCCAGCTTGTACGCGAGCTTGGCGCATCAAAGTAATGGTCGTTTCGACATCGGCCTTGGTCGTGGCGATTCTTCCATGCGTGTCATGGGTAAAAAACCAGCGACGCTAGCGCGCCTCGCGGAATTTACCACCAAGGTAAAAGCCATGGTGCGCGGTGAAGAAGTGGAATATGGCGAATGCCCAGAACCAGTAAAATTGCCTTGGGCGACAGGCTATGAATTGCCTGTTTGGATTGGCGCTTATGGCCCGAAAGCCTTGGCGACAGCAGGCGAAGTAGGCGATGGTTTGATATTGCAGATTGGTGATCCAGATTTAGTAAAATGGTTTAAAGATCAATCTATTACGGCTGGTGAAGCTGCTGGACGTGATATGTCTAACTTTAAAGTCCAAGCCGCCGCGCCTGCTTACTTCGGCGACATGGATTATTGTATCGAACACACTAAATGGTTTCCTGCCATGGTGGGTAACCACGTAGCAGACATCGTTGAAAAATACGGCAGCGACTCCGGTTTAGTGCCAAAAAGCTTGACGGATTATATCGAAAAACGCCGTGGTTACGATTATTCAAAACATGGCCAAAGCGACAATCCATTCTTGGATTTCATTACCGAAGACATAGTGAAAAGCTTCTGTGTATTGGGTACACCAGAAGATCACATCGCTAAGATTAAAGACCTAGAAGCAGCGGGAACCACGCAGTTTAACATCTACCTAGACAGCGGCGACGAAGAAGAAATCATCGCCAAATACGGCAGAGAAATCATCCCCGTGTTTAATGGCTAA
- the npdG gene encoding NADPH-dependent F420 reductase — translation MKNEVSNKVAIIGGTGPQGKGLALRLALAGVNVVLGSRDPAKAAETAQQLIATLAEQDCKADITGLSMEDAAKAAEDLVILSVPYSGHDATLTALAPLLVGKTLVDIVVPLAPGNPKAVVMPAAGSVTESAQLLLGDDIPVVGALHNVSAVTLNDLSRGINCDILVCGNDLDAKKRVMALIEKMGTKAYNAGLAESARCVEALTPILIRLNISKEVPFSHAGVRICPPDGH, via the coding sequence ATGAAAAACGAAGTAAGCAATAAAGTCGCCATTATTGGCGGAACAGGCCCGCAAGGGAAAGGACTTGCGCTGCGTTTGGCGCTGGCTGGCGTCAACGTGGTATTAGGTTCTCGCGATCCTGCCAAGGCAGCAGAAACTGCGCAGCAGCTCATCGCCACCTTGGCAGAGCAGGATTGCAAGGCGGACATTACTGGCTTGTCGATGGAAGACGCGGCCAAAGCTGCAGAAGATCTGGTGATCTTATCAGTTCCTTATAGTGGTCACGATGCCACTTTGACCGCATTAGCGCCATTGCTCGTTGGTAAAACCTTGGTCGACATCGTTGTGCCATTGGCTCCGGGTAACCCAAAAGCCGTGGTGATGCCAGCAGCTGGCTCGGTGACAGAATCGGCTCAATTGCTATTGGGCGACGACATCCCGGTTGTTGGTGCCTTACATAACGTGTCAGCGGTGACCTTGAATGATTTATCGCGTGGCATCAATTGCGACATTTTGGTGTGCGGCAATGACCTTGATGCCAAAAAACGCGTCATGGCTTTGATCGAAAAAATGGGCACCAAAGCCTATAACGCGGGTTTGGCCGAAAGCGCCCGTTGCGTTGAAGCGCTAACGCCGATTTTGATTCGTCTGAATATTTCGAAAGAGGTGCCGTTTAGTCATGCGGGGGTGCGTATCTGCCCACCAGATGGACACTAG